A genome region from Drosophila suzukii unplaced genomic scaffold, CBGP_Dsuzu_IsoJpt1.0 scf_21, whole genome shotgun sequence includes the following:
- the LOC139354757 gene encoding uncharacterized protein: MTALANQSKLDEESIIEHIVEGIPDSKQNKSCSYQASNLKEFREKLKVYEKICANLHHLSNDIRSVVVGLVQNYKPLKPESSPVEMEVLLTDKDPVYQRPRRLPHEETEKADKQIRDWLKEGITSQRVSEYASPVVKNTSFKMGEEELASFNQLKVSLSSSPVLKLFDQKSATEVHCDASMYGYGAVLLQKDSDDHEFHPVEYMSRKTTDAEEKYTSYELEVLAIVHALKKWRVYLLGRKIKIVTDCNASQ; the protein is encoded by the exons ATGACCGCATTGGCAAATCAGTCGAAGTTGGACGAAGAAAGTATTATAGAACACATAGTGGAGGGTATACCAGACTCgaagcaaaataaaagttgTTCGTACCAGGCGTCCAATCTTAAGGAGTTTCGTGAGAAACTTAAGGTTTACGAGAAGATTTGCGCGA ATCTGCATCACTTGAGCAACGACATAAGATCGGTAGTGGTTGGGTTAGTTCAAAATTACAAGCCATTAAAGCCAGAGTCAAGTCCAGTAGAAATGGAAGTACTCCTAACCGATAAAGACCCAGTCTATCAGAGACCTAGGCGCTTACCGCACGAGGAAACTGAGAAAGCCGACAAGCAGATCAGGGATTGGCTTAAGGAAGGAATCACTAGTCAACGTGTTTCCGAATACGCCTCACCCGTAGT GAAGAACACATCCTTTAAGATGGGCGAGGAAGAGTTGGCATCGTTTAATCAATTAAAAGTATCTTTGTCTAGTTCGCCTGTTCTGAAGTTATTCGATCAAAAGAGTGCTACGGAAGTCCATTGTGATGCAAGCATGTACGGATATGGAGCAGTCCTTCTTCAAAAGGATTCAGATGATCATGAATTTCACCCAGTAGAGTACATGAGCCGCAAGACAACAGATGCCGAGGAGAAATATACTTCTTATGAGCTAGAGGTACTCGCTATAGTACACGCTCTGAAGAAGTGGAGAGTCTACTTGCTGGGACGAAAGATTAAGATCGTCACCGACTGCAATGCGTCCCAGTGA
- the LOC139354758 gene encoding uncharacterized protein: MFSVRITDRGTAFTANVFQEYCKVNNIQDLLVATGVPRGNGQVERINRIVITILTKLCAEDPKTSYKHVGRVQQFINSPTPRSTKIAPFKILTGINMKTKYDKELVRRIFEWKLKRTSQRFRTRIASHSKNQGSQSLSTSSEIK; the protein is encoded by the coding sequence ATGTTTTCGGTACGGATTACGGATCGTGGAACGGCATTCACAGCCAATGTTTTTCAGGAGTACTGTAAAGTTAATAACATCCAGGATTTGTTGGTAGCCACAGGAGTGCCACGTGGCAACGGTCAAGTGGAGCGTATCAACAGGATTGTCATCACTATATTGACGAAACTTTGTGCGGAAGACCCGAAAACTTCTTATAAGCATGTAGGCAGGGTTCAACAGTTTATAAATTCCCCTACTCCTAGAAGTACAAAGATAGCTCCATTCAAGATCCTTACTGGGATCAATATGAAGACCAAGTACGATAAGGAGTTAGTCAGGAGAATATTCGAGTGGAAGCTTAAGAGAACATCGCAAAGATTCAGGACGAGAATCGCAAGTCATTCAAAAAATCAAGGAAGCCAGAGTCTGAGTACAAGCTCGGAGATTAAGTAG